The Halobaculum magnesiiphilum genome contains the following window.
GCTACGGTGACAACCACGCGGAACAGGATCGGAGCCGACGTCGCGCCAACGTCGCACCGAGAACGTGGAAGCTGTACTCAGGCCGTCTCCGGACCTTCCGGGGACGGGTTGAACTTCTTCATAGCGGCCTGCACCTCCTCGTTCTTGAACTGGAGGTACTGCTGGGTCGTGTCGATCTTCTCGTGGCCGAGATGAAGCTGCAGCCGGCGGATGTCGATGTCGTTCTTGATCGCTTGGACGGCGTGACCGTGCCGGAAGGCGTGTGCTGTGATCCGGTGGCGCTTCTGTCCGCCTCCGTCGGTGTACATGACGTCCTGTATCCCGGCGTTCTCGGCGGCCTTCTTCACGATCTGGTTGATAGCGTGGTCACTGAGTCGCTCGGCTCGCTCGGACACGAAGAGGTACGGGGACTCCTCGGCGGGCTTGTACGCGCTCCGGTAGCCGCTATCCATCCACTGGGTCAGCAGGAAGTCGAGGGAGGGCTGGTAGTACACGATCCGCCACTCGTCGGTCTTCGGTGCGTACACTCGGATCGAGCGAGCCTCACGGTCGATGTTGTCGATCTCGATGATCGCCAGCTCACCCCGTCGAACACCAGTCTGGTAGAGCAGCCGGAGGATGAGTTCGTTCCGAAGTGTGGGGGTTGGTACGTGTTCGGCCATCGCCTCCTTGTCGTCCGGGGTGACGTACACGATATCGTCGGTCTGGTGCTTCTTCCCGCCGGTGCTCTTGGTGTAGTTGCTCCGCTTGAGGTCCTCGAACGGGGACTCCTCGACCATATCCCACACGCCGGCGAGGAAGTCGTACAGCAGCTTCACCGAGTCATGCCGGCTGGCTGCGGTCGAGTTGGAGAACTTCTTGCCTTGCTCACGGAGGAAACGGTGGATGTCACGACTCCCGACCTCGGTGACCTCCAAGTCGTGCTTGTCCAGCCAGTCATGGTAGATACGCAGATCTGACTTCCGATTCTCGTAGGTCCCGTACGCCTTCGATGCTTCCACATCGGAGAGGTAGTCCTCGATGAGCGGGTCCATCGGTCACACCTCCTTGTAATAG
Protein-coding sequences here:
- a CDS encoding tyrosine-type recombinase/integrase translates to MDPLIEDYLSDVEASKAYGTYENRKSDLRIYHDWLDKHDLEVTEVGSRDIHRFLREQGKKFSNSTAASRHDSVKLLYDFLAGVWDMVEESPFEDLKRSNYTKSTGGKKHQTDDIVYVTPDDKEAMAEHVPTPTLRNELILRLLYQTGVRRGELAIIEIDNIDREARSIRVYAPKTDEWRIVYYQPSLDFLLTQWMDSGYRSAYKPAEESPYLFVSERAERLSDHAINQIVKKAAENAGIQDVMYTDGGGQKRHRITAHAFRHGHAVQAIKNDIDIRRLQLHLGHEKIDTTQQYLQFKNEEVQAAMKKFNPSPEGPETA